ACCACGGCCCGCCCGGTCACGGTCTCGTGGGCCAGGTCCCGGTAGGCTTGGGCCGCGTCGTCGAGCGTGTAGATGGTGGTCTCGGGCCGTAGCAGCCCGCGGGCGGCGAGCGCGAGCACCTCCACCAGCTCGCGTCGGTTGCCCCAGTACGTCGTCTGGACGCTGGCCTCGTAGGGCAGGCCGAAGAACGAGACCGGCAACGTCCCGCCGCCGAGCCCGACGATGGTCAGGTCGCCGAGCGGGCGCATCGACGCAGCCGCCGCGGCCAGGGTCTCGTCGGATCCGACCATGTCCAGCACGACATCGGCGCCGAGGCCGTCGGTGGCGTCGCGGATCTCGGGGACCAGGTCCGGGCCCGGGGCGAGCACGCACTCGGCCCCGCACTCCGTCGCCAGGTCGCGCGCCGAGCCCCGCGGGTCGACGGCGATCACCCGGGCCGCCGTGGTGGCGGTGAGGATCTGCACGGCCAGGTGGCCCAGCCCACCGACGCCCATCACGACCGCTGTGGAGCCCGGGGTCAGCTTCGCGGCCGAGCGGCGTACGGCGTGGTAGGGCGTGAGGCCGGCGTCCGTCAGGGGAGCGGCGTCGACCGGGTCGAGGCCCTCGGGCAGCGGCACGACGTGCCGGGCGGCGGGGACCAGCAGGTACTCGGCCATCCCGCCGTCCAGCCCCAGGCCCCCTCCGCCGCTCGGCACGGGCGCGAGGTCGGGCCGCTCGCAGTAGGTCTCGAGGCCGTCGAGGCAGCGTCGGCAGGCACCACAGCCCCAGGCGCCGACCACGGCCACCGGGTCGCCCGGCTCGAGGCCCGTCACTCCCTGACCCACCCGGTGCACCCAGCCGGCGTTCTCGTGGCCCAGGGTGAACGGTGGCTGCCAGGGCAGCGCGGCGTCCTCGAAGTCGTGCATCAGGTGCAGGTCCGAGTGGCAGGCGCCGGCGGCGCCCACCTGGACGAGCACCTCGCCGGGGCCGGGCTCGGGCACGGGGACGTTCTCGAGCACCGGCTCGCTCTTCCAGGACTTCAGTCGCAGTGCCTTCATCTGGGGGGCCTCCGGCCTCATCGGGGTCTCCCACCCACCCTGCGTCGCGCCGGGACCGGGCGGCAGGGTCGTCGGGCAGGGCGCAGAGGGGACCTTCGTCCCTGGGGCGATCCCCACGCAGGTAGCACCGTGGGCACCACGAGCACGGATCGATCCCGGGGAGGTCGGCATGGAGGAGACGAACGAGGCGCCGGTCGTGGTGGCCGTCGGTGACGAGGACTGCGAGGCCGCCCTGGCCTTCGCCGGTCAGGAGGCGTCGCGCACGGGCTGTGGGGTGCACCTGCTCCATGTCGCTCCGGCCTTCGTCCACGGGTCCGACAGCATCCTGGTCCAGTCGACCGACGTGGAGGAGGTCGGACGCCGGACGCTGCACCTGGCACTCGAGCACGCCCGCGACGTGCTGCCACCCAGCACGGCGATCACCTCGGAGCTGCTCGTCGGCGGGATCGTCGACTCGCTGCGGGAGGCGACCGCAGACGCCCCCATGGTCGTCGTGCAGCACCGTGACCTGTCCCGGATGCGCCGCCTGGTGACCCGCTCGGTCACCAACGGACTGGGCGCGCACGCCCGGGTGCCGATCGTGTCGGTGCCGTCGTGGTGGTCACCCCGGCGCGCACCGGGCCAGGAACCACGGGTCACCGTGGGCGTGGACGTCCCGGTGCGGTCCGAGCAGGTGCTGCGCACCGCCGTCGCGGCTGCGCAGGCCCGCGGCGCGACCCTGCACGCGCTGCACGCCTGGAAGGTCGCGGGGATCTACGACGACATCACCGTGGCCCGGACGCTGGCCGAGGCGTGGGCCGAGCGTGCGGGCCAGGAGGTGCGGGCGGCGTTGGAGGCGCTCGGTCCCGAGGCAGCCGGCGCCCCGCTCGTCGTCGAGACCCGGCACGGTCCCGCGGCCGAGGCGCTCGTGGAGGCGAGCCGGTCGTCGGACCTCCTGGTGGTCGGTCGCCACGACCCGATGGTCCCGCTGGGCTCCCACCTGGGTCCGGTGGCCCGCGGGGTGCTGCACGAGTCCCACTGCCCGGTCCTCCTGGTCGACCCCCACTCCCGCACGCACGCCCGCCCCTGAACCGGAGGAATCCCGATGAGCCAACCCGATCCGCGCCCCGTCGTCGTCGCCGTGGGGGACCAGCCCGCCGACGCCGCCCTGTCCTACGCCGTCGCCGAGGCCGAGCGGCTGGGGTGCGGGGTACACCTGGTGCACGTCGTCCACTCCCTGCCCCAGGGCTCCGAGCTGGTCCGGGTGCAGTCCGTGGATGTGGAGGACCGGGGGCGGCACACCCTGCGCCGGGCCCTCGACCTGGCCCGCGAGCTCGCGGGGGACGGCCCCAGGGTCACCGCGAGCCTGCTCATCGGCACCGTGGTGCACGAGCTCGTCACCGCGGTCGAGCAGATCGGTGATGTCCGGATGGTGGTGGTGCAGCACCGCGACCTCTCGCGCGTGCGCCGGCTGGTCTCGCGCTCGACGACCGGCGGGTTGGCCGCGCGGCTGCGCCTGCCGTTGGTGTCCGTGCCGGCCTCGTGGACCGCCGGGATCGCCCCGGCGGTGGGTGGCGTCGATCGGGTGGTGACCGCTGGCGTGGACGAGCCGGAGCGCTCCGTGGAGGTGCTCCGCGCCGCTGTGGCGGCGGCGCGCACGCACGGGGCACGGCTCGACCTGGTGCACGCCTGGGGGGTGCCCGGTCTCTACGACGACCCCCAGCTGGCCGAGGAGGTCGGCAAGGAGCTCGCCGAGGCCGGAGCAGGGGAGATCCGTGCGCAGCTCGACGGACTCGGGGTCGACTTCGACGACCTCCACATCGAGGTGCACACACCGCCGCAGCCCGCTGCGGAGCAGCTGGTCGAGGCGAGCCGCACCGCCCACCTGCTGGTGCTGGGCAAGCACGACCCGTGGTTCCCGCTCGGGTCGCACGTCGGGCCGGTCACGGGCGCGGTGCTGCGCGACGCCCAGTGCCCCGTCCTGTTGGTGGACCCGCACCCCTCGGACTG
This Nocardioides dokdonensis FR1436 DNA region includes the following protein-coding sequences:
- a CDS encoding NAD(P)-dependent alcohol dehydrogenase, with the translated sequence MKALRLKSWKSEPVLENVPVPEPGPGEVLVQVGAAGACHSDLHLMHDFEDAALPWQPPFTLGHENAGWVHRVGQGVTGLEPGDPVAVVGAWGCGACRRCLDGLETYCERPDLAPVPSGGGGLGLDGGMAEYLLVPAARHVVPLPEGLDPVDAAPLTDAGLTPYHAVRRSAAKLTPGSTAVVMGVGGLGHLAVQILTATTAARVIAVDPRGSARDLATECGAECVLAPGPDLVPEIRDATDGLGADVVLDMVGSDETLAAAAASMRPLGDLTIVGLGGGTLPVSFFGLPYEASVQTTYWGNRRELVEVLALAARGLLRPETTIYTLDDAAQAYRDLAHETVTGRAVVVPTDSYRG
- a CDS encoding universal stress protein, which produces MEETNEAPVVVAVGDEDCEAALAFAGQEASRTGCGVHLLHVAPAFVHGSDSILVQSTDVEEVGRRTLHLALEHARDVLPPSTAITSELLVGGIVDSLREATADAPMVVVQHRDLSRMRRLVTRSVTNGLGAHARVPIVSVPSWWSPRRAPGQEPRVTVGVDVPVRSEQVLRTAVAAAQARGATLHALHAWKVAGIYDDITVARTLAEAWAERAGQEVRAALEALGPEAAGAPLVVETRHGPAAEALVEASRSSDLLVVGRHDPMVPLGSHLGPVARGVLHESHCPVLLVDPHSRTHARP
- a CDS encoding universal stress protein, with the protein product MSQPDPRPVVVAVGDQPADAALSYAVAEAERLGCGVHLVHVVHSLPQGSELVRVQSVDVEDRGRHTLRRALDLARELAGDGPRVTASLLIGTVVHELVTAVEQIGDVRMVVVQHRDLSRVRRLVSRSTTGGLAARLRLPLVSVPASWTAGIAPAVGGVDRVVTAGVDEPERSVEVLRAAVAAARTHGARLDLVHAWGVPGLYDDPQLAEEVGKELAEAGAGEIRAQLDGLGVDFDDLHIEVHTPPQPAAEQLVEASRTAHLLVLGKHDPWFPLGSHVGPVTGAVLRDAQCPVLLVDPHPSD